A DNA window from Vigna angularis cultivar LongXiaoDou No.4 chromosome 1, ASM1680809v1, whole genome shotgun sequence contains the following coding sequences:
- the LOC108331238 gene encoding serine/threonine-protein phosphatase 7 codes for MTLQADSAGAAVPPDSATTNGIVPNLEETPQPHPQPQSPPSPQPSHPSPPSELRLPIWWPEDGNLSMDWVENLMLCFDWCSRNLPPSELPSVLPVKVFDSLILMASKMLHKEPNCVTIDPFRPSPNDSSPSAASVVVVGDVHGQLHDLLFLLQDAGFPSRDRIFVFNGDYVDRGAWGLETFLLLLAWKVFMPHNIYLLRGNHESKYCTSVYGFEKEVMVKYGDKGKHVYRKCLGCFEGLPLASIIAGCVYTAHGGLFRSVTVMPSKRFKGKKNRKINVNHDSKTLSLGSLEELSKARRSVLDPPWEGPNLIPGDVLWSDPSKNLGLAPNKERGIGLLWGPDCTEEFLKKYQLKLIIRSHEGPDAREKRDGLDGMDEGYTIDHTVDSGKLVTVFSAPDYPQFQATEKRYNNKGSYVVLEPPNFDNPIFHGFSAVTPRPKVNAYYDYEEVIDSDEELDLASMVTS; via the exons ATGACCCTGCAAGCTGATTCAGCAGGAGCAGCAGTACCACCTGATTCCGCAACCACAAACGGCATCGTCCCCAACTTAGAGGAAACGCCACAGCCGCACCCACAGCCACAGTCTCCGCCTAGTCCGCAACCTTCGCATCCCTCTCCGCCGTCAGAACTGCGTTTACCAATATGGTGGCCGGAAGATGGAAATCTCAGCATGGATTGGGTAGAGAACCTGATGCTGTGCTTCGATTGGTGTTCTCGGAATCTTCCTCCGTCAGAGTTACCTTCGGTTTTACCCGTCAAAGTCTTCGACTCGCTCATCCTCATGGCCTCCAAGATGCTTCACAAGGAACCCAATTGCGTCACTATAGACCCCTTTCGCCCTAGTCCCAACGATAGCTCTCCATCGGCCGCATCGGTTGTTGTGGTGGGCGACGTTCATGGACAACTCCATGATCTTCTCTTCCTTCTCCAAGATGCCGGCTTCCCCTCCCGAGATCGAATCTTTGTCTTCAACGGGGATTACGTGGATCGAGGAGCCTGGGGCCTCGAAACCTTCTTGCTGTTGTTGGCTTGGAAG GTATTCATGCCACATAACATATATCTGCTACGAGGGAATCATGAATCAAAATACTGTACCTCAGTTTATGGTTTTGAGAAAGAAGTAATGGTAAAGTATGGTGATAAAGGTAAGCATGTGTACCGGAAATGTTTGGGGTGCTTTGAAGGTCTTCCTTTGGCTTCTATTATAGCAGGGTGTGTATACACGGCTCATGGAGGACTTTTCCGCAGTGTAACTGTGATGCCGTCAAAGAGGTTTAAAGGAAAGAAGAACCGTAAGATTAATGTCAATCATGACAGCAAAACTCTATCACTTGGTTCCTTGGAAGAATTGTCTAAGGCTCGACGATCAGTTCTTGATCCTCCTTGGGAAGGTCCAAATTTGATTCCTGGCGATGTTTTGTGGTCTGATCCATCAAAAAATCTGGGTCTTGCTCCAAATAAAGAAAGAGGCATTGGCTTGTTGTGGGGTCCTGATTGTACTGAAGAATTTTTGAAGAAGTACCAACTAAAG ttgATCATCAGATCACATGAAGGCCCAGATGCTAGGGAGAAAAGGGATGGTCTAGATGGAATGGATGAAGGTTACACCATTGACCATACTGTAGATTCTGGAAAGCTGGTCACTGTGTTTAGTGCTCCAGATTACCCACAGTTTCAG GCAACAGAGAAGAGGTATAACAACAAAGGTTCCTATGTTGTCCTTGAACCCCCGAATTTTGACAATCCTATATTTCATGGATTTTCAGCTGTTACTCCCAGGCCGAAG gtAAATGCCTATTACGATTACGAAGAGGTGATAGACTCGGATGAAGAATTGGACCTGGCATCCATGGTAACTTCCTGA